The DNA sequence TTTAGTCGGTACCGGTCTCGTTGTCAGGATTGTTCTGTTTATTCTCATCGCCTTCTCGGTCCTGTCGTGGACCATCATCATGTTCAAGTTTTTCCAGATCTACAAGGCCAACAGCGATTCGGAACGCTTCATGGACTTTTTCTGGAAATCCAAACGTTTTGACGCCATCGCCTCCCAGGTGGACCGTTTCACCGGTTCGCCGCTGACGGTGCTCTTCAACGAGGGGTACGGCGAGCTGGGCAAATTCGTTGCGGGGAGCGGCACGACCGACACCAGCGTCCTCAGCACCGACCTGGGAGGGATCGAAAACGTTTCCCGCGCCCTGCGCCGCGCAACCAACTCGGAGATCACCCGTCTCGAAAAGTATACGACCTTCCTGGCGACCACCGGCTCCACATCGCCGTTCATCGGGCTGTTCGGGACGGTCTGGGGCATCATGACCGCTTTCGAGGGGATCGGCAAGACCGGCTCCGCCTCGCTGGCCGTCGTCGCCCCCGGCATCGCCGAGGCGCTGATCGCCACCGCCATCGGCCTGGTGGCCGCCATTCCGGCCGTCATGGCCTATAATCACTTCCAGCACAAGATCCGGGTTCTGATCAACGAGATGGACAGTTTCTCCACCGAGTTCCTCAATATCGTGCAACGCAACGTGGCAGGAAAATAAGCGATGGCAATGGGCGGACGTAATGACAACAGGGGCACGATGGCGGAGATAAACGTCACCCCGCTGGTCGATGTCATGCTGGTGCTCCTGGTCATCTTCATGGTGACGGCGCCGATGATGCAGCAGGGGGTGCAGGTCAACCTCCCCAAGGCCGACACCAAGGCCATGAACCCGGCGGAGGAAACGGTGGTGGTCACCGTCGATAAGAACAACAAGGTCTTCATCAACAAAGAGGAAACCCCTGCGGGGGAATTGCGCTCCAAGCTGACCAGCATGTTCGAATCGCGAACCAAGAAAGAGGTCTTTCTCAAGGCCGATGCCGGCGTTCCCTATGGCGAGGTTGTCAGGATCATGGCCGACATCAAAGGGGCCGGAATAGAACGGCTCGGTATGGTGACGGAGCCGTCTCCGAAATAAGATGATCACAACGCAGGACACACATG is a window from the Oryzomonas sagensis genome containing:
- the tolQ gene encoding protein TolQ, with protein sequence MGILVGTGLVVRIVLFILIAFSVLSWTIIMFKFFQIYKANSDSERFMDFFWKSKRFDAIASQVDRFTGSPLTVLFNEGYGELGKFVAGSGTTDTSVLSTDLGGIENVSRALRRATNSEITRLEKYTTFLATTGSTSPFIGLFGTVWGIMTAFEGIGKTGSASLAVVAPGIAEALIATAIGLVAAIPAVMAYNHFQHKIRVLINEMDSFSTEFLNIVQRNVAGK
- the tolR gene encoding protein TolR, with the protein product MAMGGRNDNRGTMAEINVTPLVDVMLVLLVIFMVTAPMMQQGVQVNLPKADTKAMNPAEETVVVTVDKNNKVFINKEETPAGELRSKLTSMFESRTKKEVFLKADAGVPYGEVVRIMADIKGAGIERLGMVTEPSPK